The Streptomyces sp. NBC_00454 DNA segment GGTGCCGACGTCCTGCTGATGGAGTCGACGTACGGCAACCGCCGCCACGACCACGAGAGCGCACGACGCGAGTTCGCCTCGGTGATCACGCGGACGCTGTCCCGTGGCGGGACCGTGGTCATCCCGGCCTTCGCGATCGACCGCACCGAGGTCGTCCTGCACGAGCTGGCCACCCTGCGCGGCGACGGCACCCTGCCCCGCCACGTACCCGTCTACGTCGACAGCCCCATGGCCCTGGCCGCACTGGACGTCTACCGCGCCGCCGTCCGGGCCCACTCGCCCGAGCTGCGCCCTGAGATCCTCGCGCAGGGCGAGGCGGCGATCAGCCCGGAGCCCTTCCTGGCCGCCCGGACCGTCCAGGAATCGATCGACATCAACAACTCCACCGGGCCGGCGATCATCGTCTCGTCCGCGGGCATGGCCACCGGCGGCCGCGTCCTGCACCACCTCCACCGGCTCCTGCCCGACCCCCGCAGCGCCGTGGTCATCGTCGGCTTCGCCGCCGCCGGCACCCGAGCCCGCGACCTCGTCGACGGCGCCCGCACACTCAAGATGTTCGGCGAGTACGTCCCCGTACGCGCCGAGGTCGCCGACGTACCGCACTTCTCCGCGCACGCCGACGCCGACCAGATCATCGACTGGCTGCGCAACGCCCCGGCCCCGCACACCACCTACCTCGTCCACGGCGAGGAGACCGCCTCCGAAACCCTGAGGGACCGCATCGACCACGAGCTGGATTGGACGGCCGTCGTACCCAAGTCCGGGGAGGCCGTCCTGGTCCGCTGACCGGGCCGGACGGTCCCCGCGGTATGCACCGCGCGGCCCTCGCGGCCACGGCGGCCCACCGAGCAGGGTGGATGCGAAGGGTTGGAGGCGCTCCATGAGCACCATGCACACCATCCTCGAAGCGATGGCACCAGAAGCCCTGCTCGCCCACTCCCACCAGGTGACCATCCCGGCCGGCACCCGCATCTTCAACGAACGCCGGCGGGCCGAGAAGTTCTGGATCATCCAGTGCGGCACCGTGGACCTCGACACCCACGTCCCCGGCCACAAGAACGTGGTCGTCGACACCCTCGGCTACGGCGAGCTCCTCGGCTGGTCCTGGATGTTCCCTCCCTACACCTGGCACCTCGGCGCCACCGCCTCCAACGAGGTTCGCGCCCTGGAGTTCGACGCCGCGGCTGTACGCCAGCTGTGCAACGAGGACTCGGCCGTCGGTCGTTCCGTCTCCGTCGCCGTGGGCGCGGTCATCGCCGACCGGCTCGGCTCGGCCCGCACCCGGCTCCTTGACCTGTTCGCCCCTCACGGCAGCGGCACCCCGCTCGCCTACGCACGCTGAGGACCCCGCCATGACCTCCACCCCCTACACCGTCGCCGACGTCATGACCACCAAGGTCATCGCCGTCACCCCCTCGACCGGCTTCAAGGACATCGCCACCGCGATGGAGCAGTGGAAGGTGACCGCCCTACCCGTCATCGAAGGGGAGGGCCATGTCGTCGGCGTGGTCTCCGAGGCCGACCTCCTGCCCAAGGAGGAGTTCCACGAGCACCGCCCGGGCCTGATCGAGCAGATGCGCCGGCTCGGCGATACCGCCAAGGCGGGCTCCACCCTCGCCGAGAACATGATGACCACCCCGGCGGTCACGATCCGCCCTGACGCCACCCTGCCTCAGGCCGCCCGCCTCATGGCCGACCGGCACATCAAGCGCCTCCCGGTCGTCGACGCCGACGGCACCCTCATGGGCATCGTCAGCCGCGCCGACCTCCTCAAGGTCTTCCTCCGCACCGACGAGGAACTCGCCACCGAGATCCGCCGCACCGTCGTCGACCGCCTGTTCCCTCTCTCCCACGAAGCCGTCAAGGTCACCGTGGCCAGAGGGGTCGCCACCCTGACTGGCAAGGTCCGCGACGGCAACCTGATCCCGCTGGCCGAACGCCTCACCCATGCTGTGGAGGGCATCGTCGCCGTCCAATGCCAACTCAAGCCTTCACCGAGACGGACCGCGATGTGCATCGGCACTGAAAACACCACGCCGGATATACAGCGTAGTCACGAGGGCGCATTGACGACTCCGAACGGTATGTGGACGCTGGGTGTAGCTGGTGCAGTGCCGTTCAGGTGGGAGACCTGATCGTCGAAGAAGATATGCGGATCCAAGGCGCTGATGATGGGAGTCTTGTCGACGCCGCCGAGGAAGAAGGCGTCATTCACCCGCAGCCCCCACTGCTTGAGGCTCAGCACGGCACGCTCATGTGCGGGGGCGTCCCGAGCAGTGACCAGGGACACTCGAAGGCGGGGCTCATACCCGAGATCCTTGCGGCGCTCATCCTCCTCAAGACGCTGGATGCGGTTGATGCCAGCGAGGAACTCGCGCAGCGGTCCTGGATCGTGTGGTGTGGTCGCATTGCGCACCTCGTGCGCACGGAACTCGTCGATGCCGGCACTCTGGAAGATCCGCTCGGCAGAGTCACCCGCCACCACGCCGTCAAAGTCGAAGGCAATCCGGAGTTCAGGGTCGTCCTCGTCATCGACCCGCGCTGTCTCGAGCACGTGACCCGCTGGCAATCCATCTGCGACCGCCTCGCGCACGTCAGCCCCATTGGCCGACAGGAACAACGACATGTTCAGGGCTGGCATGAAGCTGTGTGACGAACGACCCTGCCGAAAGACGGCTCGGCTGATAGGCAGGCCGTGCGCTTCGATCGAGCGCATGACCCGCAAGCCAGTGTCCGGGTCATTTCGCGACAGAACGATGACCTCAACCAACGAATCGGACGGATCCGCGAGGTCGTTCAACGACAGCAGGCGGCGAACGAAAGGGAAGGCAACTCCCTTGGCCAACACATCTTCTACATGTGCCTCTTGGTGGGTGCGGTAGGCATCCTCTCCCCGTTCTCGAAACACCGCGTCGCAGTCGGTGAGGTCGAACAGCGCACTGGAGGCGATCCCTACCACCAAGCGACCGGACAGGTCGTACTTCATGACACCCCCTGCTTGGCGTGCGCGCAGCGTTGGGATGGTTATCTCCCTGACGCATATGTCGGAAACATGTGCGACCCTTCCCTCGCTGTTCGAGTGGGGAAGTGAGCGAGCGTGCGGTGCGCCGACTCCCGCGCCTGGCGGGTCAAGCCACCAGACCGACGTCGAGGACCTTGGCGGCTTTGCCGATAGAGCCGGGCATGAGGTGGCGGTAGATCTTGAAGGTGATGTCGAGGCTCTTGTGGCCCATCCACTCGGCGACGTCCGTGATGGGAATGCCGTTGGTCAGGCAGTTCGACGCGAAGAAGTGGCGGAGGCTGTAGATCACCATGCCGTCGGGAACGTCGACCTCGCCAGCCCGCTTGATGCGTTGCCACTGGTTCTGGAGGTAGTAGGCGAGGAACGGCCTCGTGGGGTCCATGGGGTGGCGGAGGAGGTAGCCGTCGACCGTGCCGTGCTTGTCGGCGTACCACTCGATCGTCTCGCGGACGCGGGCCGGGAGGGGGACGTCGCGGTAGTCGGTGGGCTTGCGGTGTTTGAGGCGGCCGTAGGTTTTGGTGGTCTGGTTGACCTGTTCGGTGATGCGGTAGACGTCGCTGGCGACGAGGTTGTTGAGGTTGACGGCGAAGGCTTCGCCGTTGCGCATGCCGCAGCCGCTCATGAGGTCGGAGATCAGCAGGAACCGGTCGTCGCCGGCGGTGCGTATGTCGCGGAGCTGGGCGGGGGAGGGGATGACGGCGCGCTCGGGGTCGTACTGCGGGGGCTTGACGCCCAGGACGGGGTTCTCGGTGTAGATGCCGAGGCGGTAGGCGTCGAGGAGGACGGACTTCAGCTTGTCGAAGGCGTTGGACTGGGTGGCCAGGCCGGCGCCGTTGCGCTCCATGGTCTGGAGGAAGCCGTCGACGACCTTGTGGTCGAAGGTGTTCATCCGGCGGCTGCCGGGGGTGGGGAGGATGTGGTGGTCGAGGAGGGACTCGAGCGTGCGGAGTGAGGACTCGGCGAGGTCGCGCTGGCCGGCCTTCCATTCCGCGGTGTACTCGCGGAACTGCATGGTGCCGAACTTCTGGATGCGCTCGGCCTTGCTCTGGCTCCTGGGTGCCGCCTTCTTCTCCTTGTAGATCGTGGTGAGGCGGTCGATGGCCGCGTCCTGGGTAGTGAAGCCGGCCTCTTCGGACTGCTTTCCGGCGGCATTGCGGTATCGGATCGTGTACTCGTGCGGGCACTTCGACCAGCGTGACTGCGGGTGCTCGCAGTCTTTGTAGAAGGTGCCCATGCCGTGGGCCAGAGACTTCGTTGCCATGCCGTGCGGACTCCTCGGGCGCCAATGCTGACCTTTTGCTGACGCTGGAGGGTCCAATACGTTCCTGACCTGCACGAAGACGGATATCTCGTGTTACGTTCTGGAACAGGATCGGATGTTCCCAAGAGGATATTGCACAGGTTCGAGAGGACTGGATGAACGGCAGCCGCTTCGGCGAGGTGAAGGGCCATGGGCGCTCCGATCCTGCCCCTGAACTTCCCCAACTCGCTTGAGGCCTATCGGGAGAACGCGCTGGGCAGCGCTGATGTCATCAAGGGTGCGGGAGCTGTGGTCTGCTGTCGTCCTGTCATGGAGGGCCGCCGCACGACGTTGTGGACAGCAAGCAATGCGCGGTGTCGCGGCAGCAGCGGTTCATCAGTCGGGCCCATCAGGCCTGGCAGGCATGATGGGGGGCTTGCCCTCGGTGTCTATCGCGACGAAGGTCAGCTGGGCGGTGGCCACCCTCTGTGGTGGGGCCTGGCGCGTTCCAGCGATCGGCCCGCGCGGACACGGGCGACGTCATCGAGTGCAGCCGGCCTTTTCCACTTCGGCGTCGACGTCGAGCAGTGCGGCTCGCTGCCGGGGATCGTCGAGGCCGACGACCTCGGGACCTACGTCAGGTAGGCCTCGAGTTCGGGGCTCTGAGCTGGGCTTTCGACCCATCGCTCGGCGCTGACCTGCGGTGTTGGTTCTTTCACGGGCTTTCTGGCTACGCGGCCAGAACTGCCCAGAGACTCCCCGGGCGGCCCCGGGACTCCACAGTCACTCCCCAGGGGTGGCTTGTGGAGAGGGCCGGTTGGCCTCTGCTCCCGGCTCGGCGCCGAGGGCGCCTTGGGTCTTATGGATGAGGCCTCACCGGCTGCGACGTCCACGCGGTGGGCAAGCGCTGGCACTCAACCGCCCTGGTCCTTACCGCTTCTGCTTACGGGCGGGGCGCCGTGTGATTGGTGGGACGGTCAGCGCGGGGCGGCGCACAGGCAGATGGCGGTGAACTCGGCCGCGGTAGTGGCTCCTGCTGCGAATCCGGTGAGAAGGAGAGCGCGCGGACGGGGTGTCGGGGGAGCGGGGTGCTCAGATGTCAGTCGTTGCGGCGTGCCAAGCGGCGCCGGGCGGCGAAGCCCAGGCCTGCGGCAGCGGCGGCGGTGGAAGCGCCAACGGCCAGCAGAACTGTTTCGGTGCGTACCCAACCGGTGGTCTCGGAGCCTGCGTCGACGCTGCTGGGCTCGGCCGGACCCTGGGCGGCGCCCGGGGTGGTGTCGGGGGTGGTGTCGGGTCCAGTGCGAGGGTTGATGCCCAGGGAGGTGGTCGGCTGGGTGGTCGACTCAGTGGTGGGTTCAGGGGCGGCGCAGGGACCTGCTCGGCGGTGGAATTGAGGGTGACGTCCACCGGCGCGGTGCTGTCGCGCCCGCACGACTCGCCGTGCGCCATGAAAATGCCGTGCCTGATCTCGACCTCGCCCTCTGCGGCCTGTGCGGGGCTGCTCGCGAGTACCGCCGAGACCGCGGCGCCAAGGAGCACCACGCTTCCGCCCAACCGGGCAAGCTTCATGGCGACTCCTATTCCTTTGGCGACGTACATCGCCGATCCCTTGATCGGTCGACGGCCAGTCACCGTGCCGGCCCCAGGAACTGGGTGGCCGCCAGGCGTGCGTACAGGGTGTCTTGGTCGAGCAGTTCCGTATGGGTGCCCACCGCGCGTACGCGTCCTGCGTCCATCACCACGATCCGGTCGGCGTGGGTCACCGTTGAGAGGCGGTGTGCCACGACGAGGACGGTGGTCGTCCGGGCGGCCTGTGTGATGACGTCGCGTACCGCCAGTTCGTTTTCGGCGTCGAGCTGCGAGGTCGCCTCGTCCAGGAGTAGCAGCCGGGGTTTGCGCAGCAGGGCGCGGGCGATCGCGATGCGCTGCCGTTCGCCGCCCGACAGCTTGGTGCCGCGGTGTCCGACCGGGGTTTCCAGTCCCTGCGGCAGGTGGTCCACCAGCGTGTCCAGTTTCGCCCGGATCAGGACGGCGTGGATGTCCTGGTCGGTCGCGTCGGGTGCCGCGAAGACCAGGTTCTCCCGCAGCGTTCCGGCCAGGACCGGCGTGTCCTGCTCCACGTATCCGATGGCACCGCGCAGCTCCGGCAGTGGCCAGTCGCGGACGTCCTTGCCGTCGACCAGAACCCGGCCTCCGGTGGCCTCGTAGAACCGCTCGATCAGCGCGAAGACCGTCGACTTGCCCGCCCCCGAGGGGCCGACGAAGGCCGTCATGCCGCCGCTGCGCACATCGAAGTCGACCTGGTGGTGGACGGACGGGAGGTCATCGCGGTAGCGGAAGCTCACGTCCTCGAAGCGGACCGACGCCGGGCCACAAGCCGCCGCCGATGTCCCGGGCCGCTCGGGGTGCTCCTGGTCCAGGTGCTCCGTTTCAAGCCGCTCCACTTCGTCGATGCGGGCGACGGCCGCTGATCCCTCCTGATACGCGGAGGCCGCCTGGACCAGCCTTTCCACCGGCTCGATGACGTAGAAGAGGTAGAGCAGGAAGGCGATCAGAGTGGACACGGGGATCGCTCCGGAGGCCACGCGTGCCCCGCCGACGCCGAGCACCGCGAGGAACGACAGCTGCATGGCCAGACCGACCGATCCCTCCGCCACCGCCTCCCACTTCGCACTCGTCACGCCGTGCCGCCACGACCGCTGCAGTGCCGCGTCGGCGACCGCGTTCTCGCGCTGTTCGGCGCCTGACGCCTTGACGGTCCGGAGCGCGCCGAAGATCCGCTCGAGGACGGAGGAGACCTCCCCGACCGCCTCCTGCGCACGCTCGGTGGCCTGCGCGATTCTGGGCATCACCAGGGCGACGGCCCCGCCGATCAGCACGCCCACAGCCAGGGTGACGCCGAGCAGCACGGCGTCCATGAAGGCCATCATGACGATGGCCGCGACCAGGGTGATGACGCCGGTGGCACCGTTGACGAGTGCCTGGGTGGTGACGGCGCGCAGGAGCGTCGTGTCGGAGGTGACCCGGGACATCAGGTCGCCCGGCTGGTGCCGCTCGACCTCCGTGAGGCGCAGCCGCAGCAGTCGACCGACAAGGGTGCGGCGGGCGGCCAACACGACCGACTCCGCGGTCCGCTCCAGCACGTACGCGCCGAGCGCCTGGAGCACCGCGCCCAGTAGTACCAGTGCGGTGAGGGCCAGGAGGATCCTGCTGATCGTCTCACCGGAGCCCAGCCGGTCCACGAGGACCTTCGTGGCCAAGGGCTGGAGCAACCCGCTGCCGGCCCCGATCAGGGTGAGCAGGGCGGCGAGCGCGACGGCCTTGCGGTGCGGTCGGAAATGGGCGTACAGCGCCTTGAACGTCTTCGGGGCGGTCAGGCGTGCGGTGTCGGCGGCCGACGGGTCGGTCGCGGTCATGACGTGGTCCTTTTGTCGTCCGGTTGCCCGGTCACTGCGGTCGCGGATCGGAGCACCAGGTCGTGCCCGCGCGTCAACGGGGGGTCGGAGTGCTCAGCCGGACAGGCTGGCGAAGATCCCCCCGGCTTGGTGGACCAGGCCGGCGTACAGGTCAGGCCGGAGGACCGCCAGGATTCCGGCCGCCGCGAGGAAAACGAGGAAGCCGGCTTCCCGGCCGCCCCTGAGGTGTCCGTGCAACAAGCAACCGCCCCTCGCGCACCCCTTGCAGAGCGGCGTGTCGGGAGCGGCCGGGGCCGGTGCGCGACCGTCTCGGTCCGCTCGCTTGTCGTCCATGCGTCCAGGCTCGGCCAAGGGCGAGCCAACGGGTATCCGGCAGTAATCCGGACCTCAGCCCCCAGGTGGCCGGCGAGACCCCCCCCAGGTGGCGGGTGTGCCCACTGGTGAGGAAGGCGTTGAGCCGTCAGGGCCGGGGTGGGCCACGAGGGCGCGCCACCCCGGCCGGACCTCATCGGATGTACTTCGCCGGCTTGGTGGCGGCGTTGAGCAGGTGCTCCAGCGGTCCGCGGCGGAAGAAGCGGGACCAGAGCGTGGCGAACACGATCGCCCCGAGGATGAACGTCAGCACGGGCCCCCAGGACACCTGGCTGCTTTCGCCGGTCGGGATGCCCACCGCGGACTGCACGATGAAGTGGCCTACGTACGCCGTCAGGGACATGGCGCCCACGGCGGTGATCGGCTTCGCCAGGCGGCGCAGGAGCGGCAGACGGTCCATCAGCACCGTCGCGCCCACGATCACGAGGATCGCGACGCCCACGCTGCCGATGATGTCGAACGTGGTACCGCTGTGAGGCCCGGCGGACAACAGCTCCGAAGCCGACCCCTGGGCGTCGAAGGATCCGCTGGCGGAGGACGCCGCCTCGGAGTCGGCGGACGACTTGCCGCCCTCCGCCATGCTCCGTAGCGCGTCCTTGCCCGCCAGCAGCAGGGACGTGCCGTACGCGGCCACGGTGAGGGCGGCACCGAGCGCGGCCAGGCGCAGTTGGACGGTCGTGGCGGACAGGTCGAGTCGGGCCAGCGCCATCCCGGCGACCACGAACGGCATCCACGTGATCGTCGGGTAGAAGCCGGTGAGCAGCAGATCGAGCACTCCCACGTCGCTGAGCTTCTCGAGCGGGTCGTAGGCGTTGACGCTCTGCTGGACGGACTCGCTCAGCAGGGATTTCAGGACGAACGCCAGCTGCGGTGTGACGAGTGCGAGCCCGGCCGCGATCAGCGCGAGCGT contains these protein-coding regions:
- a CDS encoding CBS domain-containing protein, with translation MTSTPYTVADVMTTKVIAVTPSTGFKDIATAMEQWKVTALPVIEGEGHVVGVVSEADLLPKEEFHEHRPGLIEQMRRLGDTAKAGSTLAENMMTTPAVTIRPDATLPQAARLMADRHIKRLPVVDADGTLMGIVSRADLLKVFLRTDEELATEIRRTVVDRLFPLSHEAVKVTVARGVATLTGKVRDGNLIPLAERLTHAVEGIVAVQCQLKPSPRRTAMCIGTENTTPDIQRSHEGALTTPNGMWTLGVAGAVPFRWET
- a CDS encoding 5'-nucleotidase, with the translated sequence MKYDLSGRLVVGIASSALFDLTDCDAVFRERGEDAYRTHQEAHVEDVLAKGVAFPFVRRLLSLNDLADPSDSLVEVIVLSRNDPDTGLRVMRSIEAHGLPISRAVFRQGRSSHSFMPALNMSLFLSANGADVREAVADGLPAGHVLETARVDDEDDPELRIAFDFDGVVAGDSAERIFQSAGIDEFRAHEVRNATTPHDPGPLREFLAGINRIQRLEEDERRKDLGYEPRLRVSLVTARDAPAHERAVLSLKQWGLRVNDAFFLGGVDKTPIISALDPHIFFDDQVSHLNGTAPATPSVHIPFGVVNAPS
- a CDS encoding Crp/Fnr family transcriptional regulator, which gives rise to MSTMHTILEAMAPEALLAHSHQVTIPAGTRIFNERRRAEKFWIIQCGTVDLDTHVPGHKNVVVDTLGYGELLGWSWMFPPYTWHLGATASNEVRALEFDAAAVRQLCNEDSAVGRSVSVAVGAVIADRLGSARTRLLDLFAPHGSGTPLAYAR
- a CDS encoding ABC transporter ATP-binding protein, with translation MTATDPSAADTARLTAPKTFKALYAHFRPHRKAVALAALLTLIGAGSGLLQPLATKVLVDRLGSGETISRILLALTALVLLGAVLQALGAYVLERTAESVVLAARRTLVGRLLRLRLTEVERHQPGDLMSRVTSDTTLLRAVTTQALVNGATGVITLVAAIVMMAFMDAVLLGVTLAVGVLIGGAVALVMPRIAQATERAQEAVGEVSSVLERIFGALRTVKASGAEQRENAVADAALQRSWRHGVTSAKWEAVAEGSVGLAMQLSFLAVLGVGGARVASGAIPVSTLIAFLLYLFYVIEPVERLVQAASAYQEGSAAVARIDEVERLETEHLDQEHPERPGTSAAACGPASVRFEDVSFRYRDDLPSVHHQVDFDVRSGGMTAFVGPSGAGKSTVFALIERFYEATGGRVLVDGKDVRDWPLPELRGAIGYVEQDTPVLAGTLRENLVFAAPDATDQDIHAVLIRAKLDTLVDHLPQGLETPVGHRGTKLSGGERQRIAIARALLRKPRLLLLDEATSQLDAENELAVRDVITQAARTTTVLVVAHRLSTVTHADRIVVMDAGRVRAVGTHTELLDQDTLYARLAATQFLGPAR
- a CDS encoding DUF418 domain-containing protein — encoded protein: MGRLVGVDLARALAVFGMYIVHIGPPLSATDGVAGWVRYLADGHSSVLFATLAGFSLMLIAGRRKPKTGLAGRQAKARIAIRAVVLLALGTALSMEYGDVIILAFYGVYFLLALPLVRLRASTLALIAAGLALVTPQLAFVLKSLLSESVQQSVNAYDPLEKLSDVGVLDLLLTGFYPTITWMPFVVAGMALARLDLSATTVQLRLAALGAALTVAAYGTSLLLAGKDALRSMAEGGKSSADSEAASSASGSFDAQGSASELLSAGPHSGTTFDIIGSVGVAILVIVGATVLMDRLPLLRRLAKPITAVGAMSLTAYVGHFIVQSAVGIPTGESSQVSWGPVLTFILGAIVFATLWSRFFRRGPLEHLLNAATKPAKYIR
- a CDS encoding MBL fold metallo-hydrolase RNA specificity domain-containing protein translates to MSQSAPSPASARPALLRFLGGVRTVTGSKFLVESDHARILVDCGLFQGVADLRRRNWDKLPCDASDIHAVVVTHAHLDHCGYLPRLVRHGFRGPILTSAHTARLAEIVLRDSARLQMEAAEHANQHGWSTHRPAKPLYDDDDVDQTIKYFDPVPVGSEIEIMAGTKLMLHHGGHILGSAWAHLTLEDGHTLAVSGDLGRPGHPLLLPPEPFSGADVLLMESTYGNRRHDHESARREFASVITRTLSRGGTVVIPAFAIDRTEVVLHELATLRGDGTLPRHVPVYVDSPMALAALDVYRAAVRAHSPELRPEILAQGEAAISPEPFLAARTVQESIDINNSTGPAIIVSSAGMATGGRVLHHLHRLLPDPRSAVVIVGFAAAGTRARDLVDGARTLKMFGEYVPVRAEVADVPHFSAHADADQIIDWLRNAPAPHTTYLVHGEETASETLRDRIDHELDWTAVVPKSGEAVLVR
- a CDS encoding tyrosine-type recombinase/integrase; the protein is MATKSLAHGMGTFYKDCEHPQSRWSKCPHEYTIRYRNAAGKQSEEAGFTTQDAAIDRLTTIYKEKKAAPRSQSKAERIQKFGTMQFREYTAEWKAGQRDLAESSLRTLESLLDHHILPTPGSRRMNTFDHKVVDGFLQTMERNGAGLATQSNAFDKLKSVLLDAYRLGIYTENPVLGVKPPQYDPERAVIPSPAQLRDIRTAGDDRFLLISDLMSGCGMRNGEAFAVNLNNLVASDVYRITEQVNQTTKTYGRLKHRKPTDYRDVPLPARVRETIEWYADKHGTVDGYLLRHPMDPTRPFLAYYLQNQWQRIKRAGEVDVPDGMVIYSLRHFFASNCLTNGIPITDVAEWMGHKSLDITFKIYRHLMPGSIGKAAKVLDVGLVA